A stretch of Linepithema humile isolate Giens D197 chromosome 3, Lhum_UNIL_v1.0, whole genome shotgun sequence DNA encodes these proteins:
- the LOC105676339 gene encoding another transcription unit protein: MSPLRNSSGDSGSESDNASASSRSSRSGSRASQAPVRTSSNARSEHSEDENEAPASPVGSASNASGSRASRSTSQTVESNKLDGSRKSGSPSSPVGSGSRRSSVGSVQSEKSGSSRSRSGSPKSVASNSSIDSQKSPRSRSQSPHGSVRSSSPKSPVSSRSAHSEARERKSKTPASPASNASGYDSPKSRRSRSVSSQRSNKSAGSASPAERRSNSSTPSRKFDKSAERSGSEKSDDKRSGSKSPKNDKSDNESNKSFKQTDNNQSSKSDESDEEEMKPKRRDSGSGSDPEKPVKRSKAIINSDSENETGDKENSVAPTADALFGDASDISTDDEKEKKEEGKEKERSRSRSRSKSKSRSRSHSRSRSRSRSRSRSRSHSQGRSESGGEGPSHRTIIEDEEDKDKEEEPEPPPETRIDVEIPKITTDLGREIHFVKLPNFLSVETRPFDHETYEDEIDEEETLDEEGRARLKLKVENTLRWKETFNNEGKVAKESNARFVKWSDGSMSLHLGSEIFDVYKQPLQGDHNHLYIRQGTGLQGQAVFRTKLTFRPHSTESFTHRKMTMSLADRSQKTSGIKVLSQVGMNPDQNRYEMIKKEEEKLRMAMRVQNKTKKSTGGTRNTSRAMGAYSGDAYHDDGSDDEGAISLAAIKNKYKKGAAIPSKASNIYSSDEEGSDIETHRPKKNTKGKVLKDSDEESNSESSAGSGGDDNQADDASD; encoded by the exons ATGTCACCGTTACGCAATTCCAGCGGCGATTCTG GTTCGGAATCTGATAATGCCTCTGCATCTTCGAGGTCGAGTCGCAGTGGTAGCCGAGCGTCGCAAGCTCCGGTACGAACTTCGAGCAATGCCAGAAGTGAACACTCGGAGGACGAAAACGAGGCGCCGGCTTCACCTGTCGGTTCGGCATCTAACGCTAGCGGCAGCCGCGCTTCGAGATCTACCAGCCAAACGGTCGAGTCAAACAAATTGGATGGCAGTCGCAAGTCAGGAAGCCCATCATCGCCAGTCGGGTCTGGGTCCAGACGTTCCAGCGTAGGCTCTGTTCAGAGCGAGAAGTCTGGTTCTTCGAGGTCCAGGAGCGGCAGTCCGAAGTCAGTGGCGTCCAACAGTTCGATAGACTCTCAAAAATCTCCCAGATCGCGTTCGCAATCTCCGCATGGGAGCGTACGTTCCTCGAGTCCAAAATCGCCTGTCAGTTCGAGATCTGCACATTCCGAAGCTAGAGAAAGGAAATCCAAGACTCCTGCTTCACCAGCCTCCAATGCTTCCGGTTACGATTCTCCAAAAAGTCGTAGATCTAGGAGCGTTTCGTCTCAAAGAAGCAATAAGTCAGCAGGTTCCGCAAGTCCAGCGGAAAGAAGATCAAATTCTTCCACGCCTTCGAGAAAATTCGACAAATCGGCAGAAAGATCAGGTTCTGAAAAGTCTGACGATAAAAGGTCGGGATCCAAAAGTcctaaaaatgataaaagcgACAATGAATCAAACAAATCCTTCAAACAGACAG ATAACAATCAGAGTTCAAAATCCGACGAAAGCGACGAAGAGGAAATGAAACCTAAACGACGAGACAGCGGTTCCGGTTCAGATCCAGAAAAACCAGTTAAACGATCTAAAGCGATAATAAATTCAGATTCCGAGAATGAGACGGGAGACAAAGAGAATAGTGTTGCTCCAACCGCGGATGCATTGTTCGGCGATGCGAGTGACATTAGCACAGATGATGAAAAGGAGAAGAAGGAAgaaggaaaggaaaaagaaCGGAGTCGTAGTCGGAGCAGAAGTAAAAGCAAAAGTAGAAGCAGAAGTCATAGCAGAAGTAGAAGCAGAAGTCGTAGCAGAAGTCGAAGTCGGAGTCACAGTCAAGGTAGATCCGAGAGCGGTGGTGAAGGACCAAGTCATCGAACTATTATCGAGGAT GAGGAAGATAAAGATAAGGAAGAAGAACCAGAGCCACCACCAGAAACTAGAATTGACGTGGAAATTCCAAAAATTACGACCGATCTCGGACGCGAAATTCATTTCGTGAAGTTGCCGAATTTTTTGTCCGTTGAAACGAGACCGTTCGATCATGAGACCTACGAGGATGAAATTGATGAGGAAGAAACTCTGGATGAAGAAGGTCGAGCGCGACTGAAGCTCAAGGTTGAAAATACACTGAGGTGGAAAGAAACGTTTAACAACGAGGGCAAAGTGGCGAAAGAGAGTAACGCGAGATTCGTCAAGTGGTCGGACGGTAGCATGTCGTTGCATTTGGGTTCGGAAATTTTCGACGTGTACAAACAGCCTTTACAGGGCGATCACAATCACCTCTACATTCGCCAAGGCACCGGTCTGCAAGGCCAAGCAGTGTTCAGAACGAAATTAACTTTCCGACCGCACTCCACCGAATCGTTTACGCACAGAAAGATGACTATGTCTCTGGCCGACAGATCGCAAAAGACTTCTGGCATTAAAGTTCTTTCTCAAGTGGGAATGAATCCGGATCAAAACAGATACGAGATGATAAAG aaagaagaagaaaagctACGTATGGCTATGCgagtacaaaataaaacgaaGAAGAGTACTGGCGGCACCAGGAACACCAGCCGTGCCATGGGAGCATACAGCGGTGATGCTTATCACGATGATGGCTCTGATGACGAGGGTGCAATTTCGTTggcagcaataaaaaataaatataaaaaaggcGCAGCGATTCCTTCTAAAG CTTCGAACATTTATTCTTCAGACGAGGAAGGATCGGACATTGAAACGCATAGACCTAAAAAGAACACTAAAGGAAAAGTACTTAAAGATTCAGATGAAGAATCCAACTCTGAAAGTTCTGCCGGAAGCGGCGGAGACGATAATCAAGCAGATGATGCAAGTGATtga
- the LOC105676346 gene encoding uncharacterized protein: MLNMLARHTQVVYLLVLSYVTLQEAFQIKQIPGTLELCQKKTDTQVLRTFNLLTSLLWNTFDTFDDEWIRKPEQDSKLAITFYHKLNLSPFLTYILKDKAWNIEVRKGIWMKLILSAVQINEHTGARNINAFKIHWQYRSSKRKTNDWDESCILTFDDNYGGIHPKNASLSRDDFIRQWHKIITTLDHINTQSSKIDKHALNTLLNKYSSKIIKRKTEDDVVNMHSSLDLQDPSKIGFSWEDYIKTQIKLVRNLLSSNYGNLTSLVNNYTSSTFRRDKSIVTVFYNTISFIDKFMKKNVFLFKYGLEYFLEILDLKLTLLETLFEQDEDQVEPRFQQK, from the exons ATGTTAAACATGCTTGCAAGACACACACAG GTTGTgtatttattagtattaagCTATGTTACCTTACAAGAGGCGTTTCAAATCAAACAAATACCTGGAACATTAGAGCTGTGtcaaaaaaaaacagatactCAAGTATTGAGAACTTTCAACTTATTAACGAGTTTGTTGTGGAACACATTTGACACATTCGACGATGAGTGGATTCGCAAACCAGAGCAAGATAGCAAGCTGGCTATTACATTctatcataaattaaatttgtccCCGTTCTTGACGTATATTTTAAAGGACAAAGCATGGAATATTGAAGTTCGGAAGGGAATCTGGATGAAACTTATACTATCAGCTGTACAGATCAACGAGCACACAG GTGCAAGAAACATAAATGCATTTAAGATACATTGGCAGTACAGGTCATCTAAACGGAAGACGAATGACTGGGATGAATCTTgtattttaactttcgatgACAACTATGGTGGAATTCACCCAAAAAATGCATCACTCTCGAGGGATGACTTCATTCGTCAATGGCACAAAATTATAACTACCCTCGACCATATTAACACCCAGTCTTCTAAAATCGACAAACACGCTTTAAACACGCTTTTGAACAAATATTCGTCGAAGATAATCAAGAGGAAAACGGAAGATGACGTGGTAAACATGCATTCTTCGTTGGATTTGCAAGACCCTAGCAAGATCGGATTTTCATGGGAAGATTACATAAAAActcaaattaaattagtaaGAAATCTATTAAGTTCAAATTATGGCAATTTGACGTCCTTAGTCAATAACTATACATCAAGTACTTTCAGGCGCGATAAATCGATAGTCACGGTATTTTATAACACTATCTCCTTTATAGAtaaattcatgaaaaaaaatgtctttctaTTTAAGTACGGCCTAGAGTATTTTCTAGAGATACTAGATCTAAAGCTCACTCTTCTAGAGACCCTTTTTGAACAAGACGAAGACCAAGTAGAGCCAagatttcaacaaaaataa
- the LOC105676345 gene encoding ubiquitin carboxyl-terminal hydrolase MINDY-3 homolog, whose product MAENVITSDDELLKDIKKLLWGSTVKEDVFKRWAQGFYFSIDEPTALVQREGGPCAVIAPVQAFILKQLLLESDVITWKAIKAEKCDQLLVKAMTEIINQAADVQDPKYSVVHANDSNGFASSKEGSKSTEPAINSAQDTSESSRVSETQVTKQSSLESDVFHSQLRIFTTSSIDDVEDFFTERIGMLKDQYGILLLLYTVMCTKGVSEVRFEMSDPAEPMIDSTYGYGSQSLINLMLTGRAVGHVWDHDQDVGGLKLSGINKQNTVGFLALLEYLRYCEVGVFLKSPSHPIWVLGSETHLTVLFSTEKKLVSPETPAEQAQRIFKRFDPDGNNFISANLLQDVLAELGLVADAEYVDIMRKKLDGENLGIILLASFMDEFFPEEPCMCPDTFVLYHYNGLQRSNPENRVKYHKGQAVLLECTVKCIMDSNPMLTVLQTKWPRIEIQWDIGRNPSLN is encoded by the exons ATGGCCGAAAATGTCATCACAAGTGACGACGAGCTCCTGAAAGATATTAAGAAGCTTCTCTGGGGTTCGACCGTCAAGGAGGACGTTTTTAAGCGATGGGCGCAAG GCTTTTACTTCAGTATAGACGAACCTACTGCACTTGTACAGAGAGAAGGAGGGCCTTGTGCGGTGATAGCTCCAGTTCAAgcatttattttgaaacagTTATTATTAGAGAGCGATGTCATAACTTGGAAGGCTATCAAGGCTGAAAAATGTGATCAATTACTTGTAAAAGCTATGactgaaattattaatcaagcCGCCGATGTTCAGGATCCTAAGTATTCAGTAGTGCATGCCAATGATTCCAATGGCTTTGCTTCTAGTAAAGAAGGCTCCAAGTCAACAGAGCCCGCGATAAATTCAGCGCAAGATACCAGCGAAAGTAGTCGAGTTAGTGAAACACAAGTTACAAAACAATCATCATTAGAATCGGATGTTTTTCATTCTCAATTGAG GATATTTACTACAAGTAGCATCGACGATGTGGAAGATTTCTTTACAGAACGAATTGGAATGTTAAAAGATCAGTACGGGATATTGTTGCTACTTTATACAGTTATGTGTACAAAAGGAGTTTCAGAGGTACGTTTCGAAATGTCAGACCCTGCAGAACCCATGATCGATTCTACCTACGGATACGGGagtcaaagtttaataaatttaatgcttaCTGGGCGAGCAGTTGGTCATGTCTGGGATCATGATCAAGATGTTGGTGGATTAA aattaAGTGGTATAAACAAACAAAACACAGTAGGATTTCTAGCTTTGCTAGAGTATTTACGATATTGCGAAGTGGGAGTATTTTTAAAGTCACCGTCACATCCAATTTGGGTGTTGGGATCGGAAACGCATTTAACCGTACTCTTCTctacggaaaaaaaattagtgagTCCAGAGACGCCGGCGGAACAAGCACAAAGAATTTTCAAACGCTTCGATCCGGATGGAAATAACTTTATCTCGGCAAATTTACTGCAGGATGTGCTGGCAGAATTAGGACTAGTAGCTGATGCAGAATA TGTCGATATCATGAGGAAAAAACTGGACGGTGAAAATTTAGGAATAATACTTCTCGCATCGTTTATGGATGAGTTCTTTCCCGAGGAACCATGCATGTGCCCAGACACATTTGTCTTATATCACTACAACGGCTTGCAACGTAGCAATCCAGAAAATAGAGTAAAATATCACAAGGGACAAGCAGTATTGCTTGAATGCACTGTGAAGTGTATCATGGATAGCAATCCCATGCTGACAGTTTTGCAAACAAAATGGCCAAGGATTGAGATCCAGTGGGACATAGGACGAAATCCTagtttaaattag